From a single Arachis hypogaea cultivar Tifrunner chromosome 3, arahy.Tifrunner.gnm2.J5K5, whole genome shotgun sequence genomic region:
- the LOC112791598 gene encoding uncharacterized protein, whose product MGSNLELVQITPQKHDPAWKHVQMFKCGDKVQLKCIYCLKMFKGGGIHRIKEHLACQKGNASTCSRVPHDVRLHMQQSLDGVVMRKRKKQKIEEEIMNLTPLDTVVNNVVNSVLNQVDGNANEGMQSLAIQNPVEDNSNTVVLAGEGMSKGVERRKKLRPKQSTATYANPEVVPVVEKNTAVPKRMDSHINMAIGRFFYDVGAPFDAVNSIYFKQMVEAIASRGPGFECPSHHELRGWVLKTSVEEMKNDVDRCRMTWGRTGCSILVDQLSSEAGRMLLNVFAYCPEGIIFLKTFDATEVSVPAESIYELLRQIVEEIGVGQVLQVITPGEEQYAVAGRRLTDTFPTLYWSPSVAHCIDLILEDFGNLKWISTVIEQARSITRFVYNCSSVLGMVRRYTLGNDIVDPAFSQFATNFSTLKRMVDLKHNLQAMVTSQEWMDCPYAKKPAGLEMLDILSDETFWSSCEMIVRLTAPLLRVLRTAASETRPAMGYIYAGIYRAKEAIKKALVKKEEYMVYWNIIHHRWERLWNHPLHAAGFYLNPKFFFSIQGDIHSEILSGMFDCIERLVPDTRIQDKIIKEITLYKAGAGDFGRKMAVRARDNLLPSEWWSTYGGGCPNMSRLAIRILSQTCSLPIYKRNQIPFEQKIMNTRNFIERQHLNDLVFVQHNLQLRQMYTSKEQHLSDPLSFNNISLVEEWIKANDLYFEENGNLDCMVLDPSSVNSMPIRPLNDEAEDLGEGFDDHEIFSCGKDGEDENTGDKLVNQ is encoded by the exons ATGGGTTCAAATCTTGAACTGGTTCAAATTACACCCCAGAAACATGACCCTGCATGGAAGCATGTTCagatgtttaagtgtggggacaaGGTTCAACTGAAGTGCATATATTGCCTCAAGATGTTCAAGGGTGGTGGTATTCATAGGATTAAGGAACATCTTGCTTGTCAGAAGGGCAATGCATCCACCTGCAGCCGTGTTCCCCATGATGTTAGGCTACATATGCAGCAGAGTTTGGATGGGGTTGtcatgaggaagaggaagaagcagaAGATCGAGGAAGAGATCATGAATCTTACTCCTTTGGATACTGTTGTGAATAATGTAGTGAATTCGGTTCTAAATCAGGTGGATGGGAATGCCAATGAGGGAATGCAATCCCTTGCAATACAGAATCCAGTGGAAGACAATTCGAATACGGTAGTGCTTGCTGGGGAAGGGATGAGTAAAGGTGTAGAAAGGAGAAAAAAGTTAAGACCCAAGCAATCGACTGCAACTTATGCAAACCCTGAGGTTGTTCCTGTGGTGGAGAAAAATACAGCGGTTCCCAAAAGGATGGACAGTCACATTAATATGGCAATAGGTCGGTTTTTCTACGATGTTGGTGCACCTTTTGATGCTGTGAACTCAATCTATTTCAAGCAGATGGTTGAGGCAATTGCTTCAAGGGGTCCGGGATTCGAGTGCCCCTCGCATCATGAACTTCGTGGTTGGGTCCTGAAAACCTCTGTGGAAGAAATGAAGAATGATGTAGATAGGTGCAGGATGACATGGGGTAGGACAGGCTGCTCTATCTTGGTGGATCAGCTGAGTTCAGAAGCTGGAAGAATGCTGCTAAACGTTTTCGCTTACTGTCCCGAAGGAATAAtctttttgaaaacttttgaTGCTACTGAGGTTTCAGTTCCTGCAGAGAGTATATATGAGTTGCTAAGACAAATAGTAGAAGAAATTGGAGTCGGGCAAGTGCTTCAAGTGATTACGCCAGGCGAAGAGCAATATGCCGTTGCTGGTAGGCGGCTGACTGATACTTTTCCTACCCTTTATTGGAGTCCTTCAGTAGCTCATTGCATTGATTTGATTCTTGAAGATTTTGGAAATCTCAAGTGGATTAGTACTGTGATTGAACAAGCTAGATCTATAACAAGATTTGTGTACAATTGTAGTTCAGTCTTGGGTATGGTTAGAAGGTATACTTTAGGGAATGATATTGTGGATCCTGCCTTCTCACAGTTTGCAACAAACTTTTCCACATTGAAACGAATGGTTGATCTCAAACACAATTTACAGGCCATGGTCACTTCTCAGGAGTGGATGGATTGCCCATACGCAAAGAAACCAGCAGGTCTGGAAATGTTAGATATCCTAAGTGATGAAACGTTTTGGTCTTCATGTGAAATGATTGTTCGTCTAACAGCTCCTCTCTTGCGAGTCCTGAGAACAGCTGCCAGTGAGACAAGACCTGCAATGGGTTACATTTATGCTGGAATTTACCGGGCAAAAGAAGCTATTAAGAAAGCACTTGTTAAGAAGGAGGAATATATGGTGTACTGGAATATTATACATCACAGATGGGAAAGGTTGTGGAATCACCCCCTTCATGCTGCTGGTTTCTATCTTAATCCAAAGTTCTTCTTTAGTATTCAAGGGGATATCCACAGTGAGATTCTCTCGGGGATGTTTGATTGCATAGAGAGATTAGTCCCTGATACGAGAATTCAAGACAAAATTATCAAAGAGATAACATTATACAAGGCTGGTGCAGGAGATTTTGGGAGAAAGATGGCAGTCAGAGCTAGAGATAATTTACTTCCTT CTGAATGGTGGTCAACATATGGAGGAGGCTGCCCCAACATGTCACGTTTAGCAATTCGTATTCTCAGTCAAACATGCAGTTTACCAATCTACAAAAGAAACCAGATTCCTTTTGAACAAAAAATAATGAATACAAGGAATTTTATAGAACGGCAACATCTCAACGATCTTGTCTTCGTTCAACACAACTTACAACTAAGACAAAT GTACACCAGCAAAGAACAACATTTGAGTGATCCCTTATCCTTCAACAACATCAGTTTGGTTGAGGAATGGATCAAGGCAAACGATTTATACTTCGAAGAGAATGGGAACTTGGATTGCATGGTACTGGATCCATCTTCTGTTAACTCAATGCCTATAAGGCCTTTAAATGATGAAGCTGAAGACTTGGGCGAAG GGTTTGATGACCATGAGATTTTCAGCTGTGGGAAAGATGGCGAGGATGAAAACACTGGAGACAAACTAGTAAACCAGTAG